A single window of Longimicrobium sp. DNA harbors:
- a CDS encoding MBL fold metallo-hydrolase yields MHAYVAALDDGRLVLVDGGLNTDPAWEALDAGVRAVAGGWAAVALHVITHMHMDHVGLAARVRGACGAPVLMGQLDAERMAHAAAEPEDEAEYRAALLRRCGAPDPVVRAVEEARRSAEPLAPAVHVDLSLAGDGGDLPGAPGWRWLWTPGHTAGHVSLHRPADGVVIGGDVVLPRITPTLGVNRQREDPVADYVHALDRLEALSPSLVLPGHGAPQEGVRRIRELRDAANGETETVAGLLGAEPRTCWQVVDLRYPGREMSVSTRMLALRETLAHLDRLAAAGRAAVAEEAPSPARFAAG; encoded by the coding sequence GTGCACGCCTACGTGGCCGCGCTGGACGATGGGCGCCTGGTGCTGGTGGACGGCGGGTTGAACACGGACCCGGCGTGGGAGGCGCTGGACGCGGGTGTCCGCGCGGTGGCGGGTGGATGGGCCGCTGTGGCGCTGCACGTGATCACCCACATGCACATGGACCACGTGGGGCTGGCCGCCCGGGTACGCGGCGCGTGTGGCGCGCCGGTGCTGATGGGGCAGCTGGATGCCGAACGGATGGCCCACGCCGCCGCGGAGCCCGAGGACGAGGCGGAGTACCGCGCCGCGCTGCTGCGGCGGTGCGGCGCGCCGGACCCGGTGGTGCGCGCGGTGGAGGAGGCGCGCCGATCGGCCGAGCCGCTGGCGCCCGCCGTGCATGTGGACCTTTCGCTTGCGGGCGATGGGGGCGACCTGCCCGGCGCGCCCGGGTGGCGCTGGCTGTGGACGCCGGGGCACACCGCGGGGCACGTTTCCCTGCATCGGCCAGCGGACGGCGTGGTGATCGGGGGCGACGTGGTGCTGCCGCGCATCACCCCCACGCTGGGCGTGAACCGGCAGCGGGAAGACCCGGTGGCGGACTACGTGCACGCGCTGGACCGGCTGGAGGCGCTGTCACCGTCCCTCGTCCTCCCCGGCCACGGTGCTCCCCAGGAGGGGGTCCGCCGCATCCGCGAGCTGCGCGACGCGGCGAACGGCGAAACGGAGACGGTGGCGGGGCTGCTCGGCGCCGAGCCGCGCACCTGCTGGCAGGTGGTGGACCTGCGCTATCCCGGGCGCGAGATGAGCGTTTCTACCCGCATGCTGGCCCTGCGCGAAACGCTGGCGCACCTGGACCGGCTCGCCGCCGCCGGCCGCGCGGCGGTGGCGGAAGAAGCGCCCAGCCCCGCGCGCTTCGCGGCGGGCTGA
- the coaE gene encoding dephospho-CoA kinase (Dephospho-CoA kinase (CoaE) performs the final step in coenzyme A biosynthesis.), with protein MLKVGLTGNIAAGKSTVASAWRELGATVIDADELSRQAVEPGTPAHAAIAAEWGTWVLEEGGTLDRAALRQIVFADPDARARLESIVHPAVAALRDDYFQDAAARGEPLVVADVPLLFEVGMADEFDVVVLVDAPEETRLMRLVGDRSLEPDEARRMMAAQMPAELKRARADVVIENTRSLGDLQRRATDVWAALVARADAGG; from the coding sequence ATGCTGAAAGTTGGGCTGACGGGAAACATCGCGGCGGGCAAGTCCACCGTCGCCAGCGCGTGGCGGGAGCTGGGCGCGACGGTGATCGACGCCGACGAGCTTTCACGCCAGGCGGTGGAGCCCGGCACCCCCGCGCACGCCGCCATCGCCGCGGAGTGGGGCACGTGGGTGCTGGAGGAAGGCGGAACGCTGGACCGCGCGGCGCTCCGGCAGATCGTCTTCGCAGACCCCGACGCCCGTGCGCGGCTGGAAAGCATCGTCCATCCCGCCGTCGCCGCGCTCCGCGACGACTATTTCCAGGACGCCGCGGCCCGTGGCGAGCCGCTGGTGGTGGCCGACGTTCCCCTGCTGTTCGAGGTGGGGATGGCGGACGAGTTCGACGTGGTGGTGCTGGTGGACGCGCCGGAAGAGACGCGGCTGATGCGGCTGGTGGGCGACCGCAGCCTGGAGCCCGACGAGGCGCGCCGGATGATGGCGGCGCAGATGCCGGCGGAGCTCAAGCGGGCGCGCGCGGACGTGGTGATCGAGAACACGCGCTCGCTGGGCGACCTGCAGCGGCGCGCGACGGACGTGTGGGCGGCGCTGGTCGCCCGGGCCGACGCGGGTGGCTGA
- a CDS encoding PHP domain-containing protein, which produces MAEGWLRVDMHVHTRASYDSLNDPDGILAAMDRRGIHRVVITDHDELHAALRLRDRAPDRVIAGEEVRTREGPDIIGIFLSERIARNTPLREACENIRAQGGVVYAPHPFDVRRRGGGEHLDAVADLVDVVEAHNARSWGAGVNERGEAWARARGKPLGAGSDAHSAGEIGTAYVEVPPFEMTREGFLAALRAGRVACRGTSPRVVAARSVYARAHKLLFGGGLPNEPE; this is translated from the coding sequence GTGGCTGAGGGATGGCTGCGCGTGGACATGCACGTGCACACCCGCGCCTCGTACGACTCGCTGAACGATCCTGACGGCATCCTGGCCGCGATGGACCGGCGCGGCATCCATCGCGTGGTCATCACCGACCACGACGAGCTGCACGCGGCGCTGCGCCTGCGCGACCGCGCCCCGGACCGCGTGATCGCGGGTGAGGAGGTGCGCACGCGCGAGGGGCCGGACATCATCGGCATCTTCCTTTCCGAGCGCATCGCCCGCAACACGCCGCTGCGCGAGGCGTGCGAGAACATCCGCGCGCAGGGCGGGGTGGTGTACGCGCCGCACCCGTTCGACGTGCGCCGGCGGGGCGGGGGCGAGCACCTGGACGCCGTTGCAGACCTGGTGGACGTCGTGGAGGCGCACAACGCGCGCAGCTGGGGCGCCGGGGTCAACGAACGCGGCGAGGCGTGGGCGCGCGCGCGCGGCAAGCCGCTGGGCGCGGGGAGCGACGCGCATTCCGCGGGGGAGATCGGCACCGCGTACGTGGAGGTGCCGCCCTTCGAGATGACGCGGGAGGGCTTCCTGGCGGCGCTGCGGGCGGGGCGCGTGGCCTGCCGCGGAACCTCACCGCGCGTCGTCGCGGCGCGCTCCGTGTACGCACGGGCGCACAAACTGCTGTTCGGCGGCGGACTCCCCAACGAACCGGAGTGA
- a CDS encoding sulfite exporter TauE/SafE family protein, which translates to MAYEPLSALALAAVFLVSVLGGGINAIAGGGTLVTFPALVGLGVPALTANATSTVSLWPGALSSMWGYRGELRGARAWVLRLTLPSIAGGVLGAWLLLRTPPDRFALIVPFLVLGATLLFLGQAPLMRRLRGSAAAPPTATEVPDGRDPEAAPWLFAAGQFAIGVYGGYFGAGVGILMLAGLGMMGFTNIHRMNGLKNWGASCMNGVAAVIFALSGIVDWPVALAMVAGGLLGGYAGSRMAQRVSQQRVRHAIVAIGLASFVFLLLRPF; encoded by the coding sequence ATGGCCTACGAACCTCTCTCCGCGCTGGCGCTGGCCGCCGTGTTCCTGGTTTCGGTGCTGGGGGGCGGCATCAACGCCATCGCCGGCGGCGGCACGCTCGTCACCTTTCCGGCCCTCGTGGGGCTGGGCGTCCCCGCGCTGACGGCGAACGCCACGAGCACCGTGTCGTTGTGGCCGGGCGCGTTGAGCAGCATGTGGGGCTATCGTGGCGAGCTGCGCGGCGCCCGTGCCTGGGTGCTGCGCCTTACCCTGCCCAGCATCGCGGGCGGGGTGCTCGGCGCGTGGCTTCTGCTGCGCACCCCGCCCGATCGCTTCGCCCTCATCGTTCCGTTCCTGGTGCTGGGCGCCACGCTCCTGTTCCTGGGGCAGGCCCCGCTGATGCGCCGCCTGCGCGGGAGTGCCGCCGCGCCGCCGACCGCCACGGAGGTGCCGGACGGCCGCGATCCCGAGGCCGCCCCCTGGCTGTTCGCCGCGGGGCAGTTCGCCATCGGAGTGTACGGCGGCTACTTCGGTGCGGGAGTCGGCATCCTGATGCTCGCGGGGCTGGGGATGATGGGCTTCACCAACATCCACCGCATGAACGGCCTCAAGAACTGGGGCGCCAGCTGCATGAACGGGGTGGCCGCCGTCATCTTTGCGCTCAGCGGCATCGTGGACTGGCCGGTGGCGCTGGCGATGGTCGCGGGCGGGCTGCTGGGCGGGTACGCGGGATCGCGCATGGCCCAGCGCGTCAGCCAGCAGCGCGTACGCCACGCGATCGTTGCCATCGGCCTGGCCTCGTTCGTCTTCCTCCTTCTGCGCCCGTTCTGA
- a CDS encoding DMT family transporter has translation MRPSSVYVALILVQVFFATLPIAVKIALRDLSSPALALLRVTGAAVLFLAIHFATGGQRVRSRADYLRLALYSVFGVILNQLLYITALTMTTATAAQTLVTAGPALTLLVAILMRHESATPAKWLGIALAGCGALLLVGVGLHQGSVLGNLLALSNVTAYSVYLVISRGILARYNALTVITWVFVFGVVGIFPWGIAPAMREVGGMGAATWAALAWIVAVPTVAAYYLNVWALARAEASLVAMFVYIQPVMTASLAIPFLGERPSPRMIPATLLIFAGVWVSIRAGRAAKARDGRVSAAGQEG, from the coding sequence TTGCGTCCTTCGTCCGTATACGTAGCGCTCATCCTGGTGCAGGTGTTCTTCGCCACGCTCCCCATCGCCGTGAAGATCGCCCTGCGCGACCTTTCCAGCCCGGCGCTGGCGCTGCTGCGCGTGACGGGCGCCGCGGTGCTGTTCCTCGCCATCCACTTCGCCACCGGCGGCCAGCGCGTCAGGTCGCGGGCGGACTACCTGCGGCTGGCGCTGTACTCCGTGTTCGGCGTAATCCTGAACCAGCTGCTGTACATCACCGCGCTGACGATGACCACGGCCACGGCCGCGCAGACGCTGGTGACGGCCGGCCCGGCGCTGACGCTGCTGGTGGCCATCCTCATGCGGCACGAGTCCGCCACCCCCGCCAAGTGGCTGGGCATCGCCCTCGCCGGCTGCGGGGCGCTGCTCCTGGTGGGAGTGGGGCTTCACCAGGGGAGCGTGCTGGGAAACCTGCTGGCGCTCAGCAACGTCACGGCGTACTCCGTGTACCTGGTGATCTCGCGCGGCATCCTGGCCCGCTACAACGCGCTGACGGTGATCACCTGGGTGTTCGTGTTCGGGGTCGTCGGCATCTTTCCCTGGGGGATCGCGCCGGCCATGCGCGAGGTGGGCGGGATGGGCGCGGCCACGTGGGCGGCGCTGGCGTGGATCGTGGCCGTGCCGACGGTGGCCGCGTACTACCTGAACGTGTGGGCGCTCGCCCGCGCGGAAGCCAGCCTGGTGGCCATGTTCGTCTACATCCAGCCGGTGATGACGGCGTCGCTCGCCATCCCCTTTCTGGGCGAGCGCCCCTCGCCGCGGATGATCCCGGCGACGCTGCTCATCTTCGCGGGCGTGTGGGTTTCCATCCGCGCCGGCCGCGCGGCCAAGGCCCGGGATGGGCGGGTGTCGGCGGCGGGGCAGGAGGGGTAG
- a CDS encoding DUF3303 domain-containing protein: MLYMVLEDFRGDPAPVYRRFRDRGRLAPEGLRYVSSWVTPDLQRCFQVMECDRRELLDEWIDQWKDLVDFEVIPVLTSAEAAALMGPRL; this comes from the coding sequence ATGCTCTACATGGTGCTGGAGGACTTCCGGGGTGATCCCGCTCCCGTCTACCGGCGGTTCCGCGACCGCGGCCGGCTTGCGCCCGAGGGGCTGCGATACGTCAGCAGCTGGGTGACGCCGGACCTGCAGCGTTGCTTCCAGGTGATGGAGTGCGACCGGCGCGAGCTGCTGGACGAGTGGATCGACCAGTGGAAGGACCTGGTGGACTTCGAGGTGATCCCCGTGCTCACGTCCGCCGAAGCCGCCGCGCTGATGGGGCCGAGGCTGTAG
- a CDS encoding 4Fe-4S single cluster domain-containing protein, whose translation MQLRIARFLASTRVEGPGERACVWVQGCPIRCAGCAVPWTWPEDGGEAVSVEDLARRILDGPPVEGVTFAGGEPFAQAGPLAQVAALLRAEGLSVLTYSGYTIESLRRGARADWDALLDATDLLVDGPFLAGRTGGAAGLAGSSNQRLHFLTPRYAHLRDELQSDPQRIEVRLGADGEILVNGVVSPDALEAMLDGLACVEPPSRGGR comes from the coding sequence GTGCAGCTGCGCATCGCCCGCTTCCTTGCGTCCACCCGCGTGGAGGGCCCCGGCGAACGCGCGTGCGTCTGGGTGCAGGGATGTCCCATCCGCTGCGCAGGGTGCGCGGTGCCGTGGACCTGGCCGGAGGACGGCGGCGAAGCGGTTTCGGTGGAAGACCTGGCCCGGCGCATCCTGGACGGGCCGCCGGTGGAGGGCGTCACCTTCGCGGGCGGGGAGCCCTTCGCCCAGGCGGGCCCGCTGGCGCAGGTGGCGGCGCTGCTCCGCGCGGAGGGACTTTCCGTGCTCACCTACAGCGGCTACACCATCGAATCGCTCCGGCGCGGCGCCCGCGCGGACTGGGACGCGCTGCTCGACGCGACGGACCTCCTGGTGGACGGCCCCTTTCTCGCGGGCCGCACCGGCGGCGCGGCGGGGCTGGCCGGCTCCAGCAACCAGCGGCTCCACTTCCTGACGCCGCGGTACGCCCACCTGCGCGACGAGCTGCAGTCCGATCCACAGCGGATCGAGGTGAGGCTGGGCGCGGATGGCGAGATCCTGGTGAACGGAGTCGTGTCTCCCGACGCACTGGAGGCGATGCTGGACGGCCTGGCCTGCGTGGAGCCGCCCTCCCGCGGGGGCCGCTGA
- a CDS encoding helix-hairpin-helix domain-containing protein, whose protein sequence is MAITKRGLGWELLQSAWVLVPPASVGMLAWAAFLYAGIRARHRPWIVAAAVYFLGFVSALALTDNSDNWTGLIVVALWFVGTVHAFMARPEFLIRLDADLSGDARRSSPAPRATRVMPVDATYAPLTPPAAPWPSAPASSPQASALVDLNAGPEAAIAALPGIGPILAQRAVELREARGGFASVEDFADALDLKPHIRERIRPLAFTTPRAAPPRPTGRRVDY, encoded by the coding sequence ATGGCGATCACGAAACGCGGGTTGGGGTGGGAACTGCTGCAATCCGCCTGGGTGCTGGTACCGCCGGCGAGCGTGGGAATGCTTGCGTGGGCGGCGTTCCTGTACGCCGGGATCCGGGCGCGCCACCGTCCCTGGATCGTGGCGGCTGCCGTCTACTTCCTCGGGTTCGTCTCCGCGCTCGCGCTCACGGACAACAGCGACAACTGGACGGGCCTCATCGTCGTGGCGCTCTGGTTCGTCGGCACGGTGCACGCCTTCATGGCGCGCCCGGAGTTCCTGATCCGCCTGGACGCAGATCTGTCCGGCGACGCAAGGCGCAGCTCGCCGGCACCGCGAGCCACCCGCGTCATGCCGGTCGACGCCACATACGCTCCGTTGACGCCCCCCGCCGCACCTTGGCCGAGCGCCCCCGCGTCCTCACCTCAGGCGTCCGCGCTCGTGGACCTGAACGCGGGGCCCGAGGCCGCCATCGCCGCGCTTCCGGGGATCGGGCCAATTCTCGCCCAGCGCGCCGTGGAGCTGCGCGAGGCCCGCGGCGGGTTCGCATCGGTAGAGGACTTCGCGGACGCGCTGGACCTGAAGCCGCACATCCGGGAGCGCATCCGGCCGCTCGCCTTCACCACGCCCCGCGCCGCGCCGCCGCGTCCGACGGGCCGGCGGGTGGATTACTGA
- a CDS encoding ComEA family DNA-binding protein — protein MAVTNRGAAWEWGQSWWILLTFCFGLLSGPAFLYAGRKTRTRKWVIAGFFYLVSWVALGLLPTKPKTPPAGAPPPAVAEPASPIPYSETANEVVGGIFMTLWLVSMVHAVWVRNEYLRRLDTVHGTDPYAHLRREVAEEAEFHDVPAAPWALFEGGPPPPPPPAPALPPRPVQPVHAEPAGTAVDLNNAPEDQLAALPGIGPVLARRAAEERRARGGFGSLEEFGAVLALKPHILERLRPRVVLGTPPTPSAPPAPGTGRRVVDF, from the coding sequence ATGGCCGTCACGAATCGCGGGGCGGCGTGGGAGTGGGGCCAGTCGTGGTGGATCCTGCTGACCTTTTGCTTCGGCCTGCTCTCCGGCCCCGCGTTCCTGTACGCCGGCCGGAAGACGCGCACCCGCAAGTGGGTGATCGCCGGCTTCTTCTACCTGGTGAGCTGGGTGGCGCTCGGGCTCCTGCCCACCAAGCCGAAGACGCCGCCCGCCGGTGCGCCGCCGCCCGCGGTGGCGGAGCCCGCGTCGCCCATCCCGTACAGCGAAACGGCGAACGAGGTGGTCGGCGGGATCTTCATGACGCTGTGGCTCGTCTCGATGGTGCACGCGGTGTGGGTGCGCAACGAGTACCTGCGGCGGCTGGACACCGTGCACGGCACCGACCCGTACGCACACCTGCGCCGCGAGGTGGCGGAGGAAGCCGAGTTCCACGACGTTCCCGCGGCGCCGTGGGCCCTGTTCGAGGGCGGCCCGCCTCCGCCGCCACCGCCGGCCCCGGCGCTTCCGCCTCGCCCCGTACAGCCGGTGCACGCCGAGCCTGCCGGCACCGCGGTAGACCTGAACAACGCGCCGGAAGACCAGCTGGCGGCGCTCCCCGGGATCGGCCCGGTGCTGGCGCGGCGGGCCGCGGAGGAGCGGCGGGCGCGTGGCGGGTTCGGCTCGCTGGAAGAGTTCGGCGCGGTGCTGGCGCTGAAGCCGCACATCCTGGAGCGACTGCGCCCCCGGGTGGTGCTGGGTACGCCCCCGACGCCTTCCGCTCCCCCGGCTCCCGGCACGGGCAGGCGCGTGGTGGATTTCTGA
- a CDS encoding DUF2997 domain-containing protein, with the protein MSEAFTVRIFPDGTVQAEVHGAKGKRCTDYIAILEELLEAETVDSAYTAEYQQAEHVRADDVRTDEVRRRQVRGS; encoded by the coding sequence ATGAGCGAGGCGTTCACCGTTCGCATCTTTCCCGACGGTACCGTGCAGGCCGAGGTGCACGGCGCCAAGGGAAAGCGCTGTACCGACTACATCGCCATCCTCGAGGAGCTGCTGGAGGCCGAGACGGTCGATTCCGCGTACACGGCGGAGTACCAGCAGGCCGAGCACGTGCGGGCGGACGACGTCCGGACTGACGAGGTGCGCCGGCGCCAGGTGCGGGGGAGCTGA
- a CDS encoding AAA family ATPase — translation MHDFSTNFANLLKARFPFLYVPTWEEERVVSVIRQVAGDVSKIRTPRRVFTWTETQGLRSDGWSAPEGTEELLQALDVIEDFVEPSVFVLHDVHPYFGSEQRGCDHTVVRKLRDLAPVLKGGQAPRSVVFVSPTLHLPMELQKDVTVLEFVLPTADEIRTVLDGIIQANQGSGRITIDLPPQDAERLVKAAVGLTLHEAENAFARAMVGDGRLDARDVETVLEEKRQTIRKSEILEFIASDLDIADVGGLENLKRWLQKRNSAWMDEARDYGLPSPKGVLITGVPGCGKSLLAKSIGSAWQLPLLRLDVGRVFSGLLGSSEQNMRTAIATAEAIAPSILWIDEIEKGFGSAGDMDGGTSTRIFGSFLTWMQEKTKPVFVIATANNINSLPPELLRKGRFDEIFFVDLPTRTERKQIFSVHLAKRLKNRAVQGDFAIDDQTCEYLSGLTEGFVGAEIEQAVIAALFEAFSERRAIRMADFEWVIKNTVPLSVTQAEQIRAIRAWASIRAVAATPREGRAEYQVAGDSPNDGGPVPPPAGAAPAPPADISEARGGRAVDF, via the coding sequence ATGCACGACTTTTCCACCAACTTCGCCAACCTGCTGAAGGCGCGCTTTCCGTTTCTCTACGTCCCCACGTGGGAAGAGGAGCGGGTGGTGTCGGTCATCCGCCAGGTCGCTGGCGACGTGTCGAAGATCCGCACGCCCCGCCGGGTGTTCACGTGGACGGAAACGCAGGGGCTGCGCTCCGACGGGTGGAGCGCGCCCGAGGGGACGGAAGAGCTGCTGCAGGCGCTGGACGTCATCGAGGACTTCGTGGAGCCGTCGGTGTTCGTGCTTCACGACGTGCATCCGTACTTCGGCAGCGAGCAGCGCGGGTGCGACCACACGGTGGTCCGCAAGCTGCGAGACCTGGCGCCGGTGCTCAAGGGCGGGCAGGCGCCGCGCAGCGTGGTCTTCGTATCACCCACGCTGCACCTGCCCATGGAGCTGCAGAAGGACGTCACCGTGCTGGAATTCGTGCTCCCCACGGCCGACGAGATCCGCACGGTGCTCGACGGGATCATCCAGGCCAACCAGGGGAGCGGGCGCATCACGATCGACCTGCCGCCGCAGGACGCGGAGCGGCTGGTGAAGGCGGCGGTGGGCCTTACCCTGCACGAGGCGGAGAACGCCTTCGCGCGCGCCATGGTGGGCGACGGGCGGCTGGACGCGCGCGACGTGGAGACGGTGCTGGAGGAAAAGCGGCAGACCATCCGCAAGAGCGAGATCCTGGAGTTCATCGCCAGCGACCTGGACATCGCCGACGTGGGCGGGCTGGAGAACCTCAAGCGGTGGCTGCAGAAGCGGAACAGCGCCTGGATGGACGAGGCGCGCGACTACGGCCTGCCCTCACCCAAGGGCGTGCTGATCACCGGCGTTCCCGGGTGCGGAAAGAGCCTGCTGGCCAAGTCCATCGGCTCGGCGTGGCAGTTGCCGCTGCTGCGCCTGGACGTGGGACGCGTGTTTAGCGGACTGCTGGGGAGCAGCGAGCAGAACATGCGCACCGCCATCGCCACCGCCGAGGCCATCGCGCCCTCCATCCTGTGGATCGACGAGATCGAGAAGGGGTTCGGCAGCGCGGGCGACATGGACGGAGGCACCTCTACGCGCATCTTCGGCTCGTTCCTCACCTGGATGCAGGAAAAGACCAAGCCGGTGTTCGTGATCGCCACCGCCAACAACATCAACTCGCTCCCGCCCGAGCTGCTGCGCAAGGGGCGCTTCGACGAGATCTTCTTCGTAGACCTGCCCACCCGCACGGAGCGCAAGCAGATTTTTTCCGTGCACCTGGCCAAGCGCCTGAAGAACCGCGCGGTGCAGGGCGACTTCGCGATCGACGACCAGACGTGCGAGTACCTGTCGGGCCTCACGGAAGGCTTCGTGGGGGCGGAGATCGAGCAGGCGGTGATCGCGGCGCTGTTCGAGGCGTTTTCCGAGCGGCGCGCCATCCGCATGGCCGACTTCGAGTGGGTGATCAAGAACACGGTGCCGCTCTCCGTCACGCAGGCGGAGCAGATCCGCGCCATCCGCGCTTGGGCCTCCATTCGCGCCGTGGCCGCCACGCCGCGCGAGGGCCGGGCCGAGTACCAGGTGGCGGGCGACTCGCCGAACGACGGCGGGCCTGTTCCGCCCCCCGCCGGGGCCGCGCCCGCGCCCCCGGCCGACATCAGCGAAGCGCGCGGCGGCCGCGCGGTGGACTTCTGA
- a CDS encoding metalloregulator ArsR/SmtB family transcription factor, giving the protein MVVRHPLSDADLDRLFRALADATRRDIVARLLAGEPMSVSALAARYNMSFAAVQKHVAALEAAGLVTKQPHGRERIVRGNPDRIGRARELLAHFEGLWRARFSQLDAVLAEPTTPE; this is encoded by the coding sequence ATGGTTGTACGTCACCCACTCAGCGATGCGGACCTGGACCGCCTTTTCCGCGCGCTCGCCGATGCGACGCGCCGCGACATCGTCGCGCGCCTGCTGGCCGGGGAGCCCATGTCGGTCTCCGCCCTGGCGGCGCGGTACAACATGTCGTTCGCGGCGGTCCAGAAGCACGTCGCCGCGCTAGAGGCAGCTGGACTGGTGACCAAGCAACCGCACGGCCGCGAACGCATCGTTCGCGGCAACCCTGACCGCATCGGCCGAGCGCGCGAGCTGCTCGCCCACTTCGAGGGGCTGTGGCGGGCGCGCTTCAGCCAGCTCGATGCGGTACTCGCCGAACCCACCACCCCGGAGTGA
- a CDS encoding SRPBCC family protein produces the protein MPITSVTSNPEALTLTVVGDYPVPLERLWDAWADPRQLERFWGPETWPATFTRHDMAVGGRSEYHMTGPDGSTAHAWFRFLAIEPGRRIEVEDGFAHQDGRVDESMPVMRMIFTFEQTAGGSRFTGVTYFPGLEAMEKLVEMGIVEGMQSALGQMDDVLADLASFAAGRATDAQILDDTRVRISRVIRGTVDQVWRAHHDPELIKVWLLGPDGWTMPVCEVASAVGGAYRYEWEAVDGSQRFGFEGELLESEPPHRSVTTERMIGMEGPGAVNEMTLTAVEGGTLMTLLIAYPSTEVRDMVLGTGMTDGMERSYARLESEVLAAVPV, from the coding sequence ATGCCGATTACGTCCGTTACCTCCAACCCCGAAGCGCTCACCCTCACCGTGGTCGGCGACTATCCGGTGCCGCTGGAGCGCCTGTGGGACGCATGGGCGGACCCCCGCCAGCTGGAAAGGTTCTGGGGCCCGGAAACCTGGCCCGCCACCTTCACCCGCCACGACATGGCCGTCGGGGGCCGTTCCGAGTACCACATGACCGGGCCGGACGGCAGCACCGCGCATGCTTGGTTCCGGTTCCTGGCCATCGAGCCGGGGCGTCGGATCGAGGTGGAGGACGGCTTCGCGCACCAGGATGGCCGGGTCGACGAGTCGATGCCGGTCATGCGAATGATCTTCACGTTCGAGCAGACCGCCGGCGGCTCCCGGTTCACGGGTGTGACGTACTTCCCCGGGCTGGAGGCGATGGAGAAGCTGGTGGAGATGGGCATCGTCGAGGGGATGCAGTCGGCGCTCGGGCAGATGGACGACGTGCTCGCCGACCTTGCGTCGTTCGCGGCGGGGCGCGCCACCGATGCGCAGATCCTGGACGACACCCGCGTTCGCATCAGCCGCGTCATCCGTGGGACGGTGGACCAGGTGTGGCGCGCGCACCACGATCCCGAGCTCATCAAGGTGTGGCTGCTCGGGCCGGATGGATGGACGATGCCGGTGTGCGAGGTCGCGTCGGCGGTGGGGGGCGCGTACCGGTACGAATGGGAGGCGGTGGATGGCTCACAGCGCTTCGGCTTCGAGGGAGAGCTGCTGGAATCCGAGCCGCCCCATCGCTCCGTGACCACCGAGCGGATGATCGGGATGGAAGGTCCCGGCGCCGTCAACGAGATGACGCTGACGGCCGTCGAAGGGGGAACCCTGATGACGCTCCTGATCGCCTACCCGAGCACGGAGGTCCGCGACATGGTGCTCGGCACCGGGATGACGGACGGCATGGAACGGAGCTACGCCCGACTGGAGAGCGAGGTGCTCGCGGCCGTTCCGGTCTGA